The nucleotide sequence CAAGTATATTATTCAAAAGACGAGACagaacaattaaaacataacaaaaaacagATGCATCATTCAGAATCTGCATTAAGTTCACTTACGTGGCATCCAAAATGGTAAGGTCATCAAAGTCCTCGGGACAAAGTTGGGTAGTCCTTTAGTTAATGCTCCAGCGTACGCTCTTTGTTCATAAGGTGATAGTCGAAAATAAAGTATTCCTCTTATAAAAGCCAAATTTCCAAATTGCTTAcccatattttcaaaaaatatctattattcTATTTGTAACAACGATTGACActttataactatttatatgtCAAATTTGAACATAACATAACAAAGTTATAAACAACCAGcatcgtaaattaaaattttcaaaaaattcacaaactcttttcaaatttataaagaggttaataaacaaataaaactccttttatttttgttaaatcatTCATTTACTAagcttttataacattaaaaatgcaCAATTAACATTTGTATGGGTGAaccatttctttttaaatgtacaagtAGGCCAAAGGAACTTAAGAGCAttacataaagtaaaaaaaaaatggaataataCCGCTCATTGGAACTTCATACATTGTGGGAGATATTTTAACTAAGTGATTTTAAGCacattacttattaatttgttatatgtGTAGCATAAATTAAGGGTTAATTTTCACTCGGGTTAAGTTAACGGGAGTTAATAAACCCTACATTGAAtctataaatctaaaatctctaaaatgttcaattcacaagtaaaagctagtaacgAAAAATTCTATGGatactgatttattttttgctatcGTGAAAATTCAAAACCTATTAATTATGTCATATTAAGATAAAGAAAGGcccttcaaatattttaaaatttaattgcttttggacacaaaagttaaaagtgaaacatttatattacattttagaaaatctcataattatttttatccaaggcttttaattattacctaGAATAATGAGATTAATATAGCAACAATAACAAGAGATGATaaacgaataatttaaaatcacgtaaaaaacaatgtatttttaaaaaaggggCCAATCTATgcattttaatcttaaatcatttacaaatgtaggaatgaaaattaaatgttctatGAGCtacatattgtattaaaaaaaaccagaaAACACAGAAAATCCAATCGTGTATTGCAGTGTACGAGACATTGAATATGccataactatattttatataataagcatagtaaataatttcgtTACATTTCATTACATCACATCTAACTACGAGCGCAGATACCCTTcgttataacatttataagaaCTTAACTTATTCCCCGATAAGCATACTTCGAAGGATACGTCGCATTGCATCGATAAACGTTCAATAAttcactataataataataaaaaaaaatgaattaactaaaaaaaacgtacCGGACCGTACGGTTCACGATATACATAATACAgtacataatgtaaatatattaaataataaccaaaAAGAAACAGTTCTAATACAACACAGAgcgatttataattttagtacatCACGTGGTTGAAAACCGCACTCGTGACGTCACAACTCGTGACGTCACAACCGTGACGTCACAACTCGTGACGTCACAACTCGTGACATCACAACTCGGCAATTACACGTGACATTTGACAAACCAGTTGTCcgcttataataaatattcgtTAATTTTACCAATCAAATACTTGCTGTTGACGGACACCTTCGATGTTGACAACGGAACTAAGACAAGTTAATCTTTCatcaaataattagcaatagcTAAACATACTCCATTTCTGTTATACTCATTATCATATACATTCCTCTCTCTCGCACCGCATAAGCTGATAATCCTTATGTTAACTTCATTGatgaagtattattttaaattattagttgTTTTATGTTCGTAAACATCGTACATCCGCCATACAATGTTCTGAGACAGTGCAATTGATACATAAGACTAAATAATAAGCTAAATGCATGTAACAAGCAATTTTAAGTACGTCAATCGTTCCTTAATGTTATTACTGAGACGAATTTTTGTCTACAAATGTGAgtatattgaaaatgttttgtaattttggtAAATCGacattttttatcacaaaaagttcttgttttaatgataattaactcgttgaattaaaatttaccatCTTTTCGCTACTTGTTAAAGTATGGAAAGTGTCCCTAGTAGTTAAGAATCACAAAACTAATACAATTGGTACAAGTTACGGataagtgttaaataaataataatattagacaTATCgagacacaaaaaaaaactcaagttGGCCCACTtggcaaattaataaaaattaatagtttcATCGTCAATATGATAAAACGAgctatttatatagttttaaaaacataaatgtgAATTATTTAGTCTTATGTTTAGGTGTGTATGTAATGTGAGTGTACGTATGGGGTGGTGGGGGGGAGGGGGATGTCTACTCGACATCCATCTGCTCGTGTGATTGTGGTGGTGCTTGAGGCGGGGCCTGCTGCTGGCCATCGGGCTGGGCGTCACCTGGCGCAGCGCTCGCCGGTGGCGGAGTCTTCTCTTTAGGCTTCGGCTTGTTCAAGATCGGGTTGACGATGCTCTCGAATGACTGCAAATGTTTCACgatataaatttatagaaaacaGGCTCCAATTACTTTAACagaaattttcatattagCCTACGTCCAGCAGTGGCTTCATGTAAGCCAGATATAATcaatcttatttcttttatcgCCCCtacctttgaaaatcaatttttttcagCGCCCTccattttttatacactcCTAATTTCTGGTGCAATggtaattaatgtaaaatagcTCTAATTTTTTCACTTTCATCGATCGTATTCCTTTATCAGAAACAGCTTTATCAGAAACTTGTTACAACTTGATTGCGTACGTTGTGTGGGCTATCCTATGAAATCTAAAGTATGTTAAGAAAtgttaagtattttaagtttttattttttttatttatttatttatttcgtgtaACATTGGGTAACACATATtggaacattaattttttcacatacatacaacatacattaattt is from Papilio machaon chromosome 5, ilPapMach1.1, whole genome shotgun sequence and encodes:
- the LOC106708582 gene encoding cytochrome b-c1 complex subunit 8, whose amino-acid sequence is MGKQFGNLAFIRGILYFRLSPYEQRAYAGALTKGLPNFVPRTLMTLPFWMPPFALGTFIYFYVDDLHRRSKRKNPKDYIDEVNPNPPPPPPPPPVTKC